Proteins encoded by one window of Nicotiana tabacum cultivar K326 chromosome 10, ASM71507v2, whole genome shotgun sequence:
- the LOC107768054 gene encoding phosphatidylinositol/phosphatidylcholine transfer protein SFH13-like isoform X3 translates to MFNLILLTLILCRFLKARDLNVEKTIPMWEEMLNWRKEYGADTILQDFYFEELEEVLQFYPQGYHGVDREGRPVYIERLGQAHPNKLMRITTIDRYLKYHVQEFERALHEKFPACSIAAKKRICTTTTILDVQGLGIKNFTRTAASLLAAMAKIDNSYYPETLHRMFIVNAGPGFKKMLWPAAQKFLDAKTIAKIQVLEPKSLDKLLEVIDQSQLPDFLGGSCTCSFEGGCLRSNKGPWSDPEVMKLVYNVEATTVKEISRKIGDQRKIESYIQIRPLKGRSSNTSTSDSVSDADDSCSPIRGSSSSILRLAPVDEEARSSDSTAYCSCDDEFSLGDRGVADEHGLLHWQEQSPERNPMICSTDIPNSEGIWAIRWCERIQEKILSSCFHCLERKLIPFILKLCTFIRSLPFEYWRKQTNVFPTNALEERHGTSSSVNDEAVQKVREAHPCMQRLNRLENLLEEINKKPAEIPAEKDQMLLQSMDRIKSVEVDLDKTKRVLHATVLKQLEIAELLENLKESRFHRRRFLC, encoded by the exons ATGTTTAACCTAATTTTGTTAACACTAATTCTGTGTAGATTTTTGAAGGCAAGAGATCTTAATGTTGAGAAGACTATTCCGATGTGGGAAGAAATGCTTAACTGGAGGAAAGAGTATGGCGCAGACACAATATTGCAG GATTTTTACTTTGAAGAGTTGGAAGAAGTATTGCAGTTTTACCCACAAGGATATCATGGAGTTGACAGGGAGGGAAGGCCTGTTTATATCGAAAGGCTAGGACAAGCTCATCCCAACAAACTTATGCGGATCACCACGATTGATCGCTACTTGAAATATCATGTTCAAGAATTTGAAAGGGCACTACATGAGAAGTTCCCTGCATGTTCTATTGCCGCAAAGAAAAGGATCTGCACAACTACTACAATTTTGGATGTGCAAGGCTTA GGGATTAAAAACTTCACAAGGACTGCCGCTAGTCTTTTGGCTGCCATGGCAAAAATTGATAATAGCTATTATCCTGAG ACACTGCATCGAATGTTCATTGTCAATGCTGGCCCTGGCTTCAAAAAGATGCTCTGGCCAGCCGCTCAGAAATTTCTGGATGCAAAGACTATTGCCAAGATACAG GTGCTGGAACCCAAATCATTGGATAAACTACTTGAAGTTATTGACCAAAG TCAATTGCCCGACTTCTTAGGTGGCTCTTGTACCTGTTCTTTCGAGGGTGGATGCCTCAGGTCTAACAAGGGTCCATGGAGTGATCCTGAAGTAATGAAG CTTGTATATAACGTAGAAGCAACAACAGTGAAGGAAATCTCTAGAAAAATCGGtgaccaaaggaaaattgaatcCTATATTCAGATACGCCCTTTAAAG GGGAGGAGTAGCAACACATCCACAAGTGATTCAGTATCAGATGCTGATGACTCGTGTTCACCAATTAGGGGAAGTAGTAGCTCAATTTTGAGGCTGGCCCCAGTTGATGAAGAA GCTAGGTCATCAGATTCAACAGCTTATTGTAGCTGTGATGATGAATTCAGCCTAGGTGATCGAGGTGTTGCTGATGAGCATGGATTGCTACATTGGCAAGAACAATCTCCTGAGAGAAATCCAATGATTTGTTCCACTGATATACCTAATTCTGAAG GTATCTGGGCAATTCGTTGGTGTGAAAGAATCCAAGAGAAGATTTTGAGCAGTTGTTTCCATTGTTTGGAAAGGAAACTGATTCCTTTCATACTCAAACTCTGTACATTTATTCGTAGTCTGCCCTTTGAGTACTGGAGGAAACAGACAAATGTTTTCCCGACTAATGCATTGGAAGAAAGGCACGGGACCAGTTCGTCTGTTAATGATGAAGCAGTTCAAAAAGTAAGGGAGGCCCATCCATGCATGCAGCGTCTTAATAGATTGGAAAATTTATTGGAAGAAATAAACAAAAAGCCCGCTGAGATCCCAGCAGAGAAGGACCAAATGCTTCTGCAATCAATGGACAGGATCAAGTCTGTCGAGGTTGACCTAGATAAAACAAAAAGG GTATTGCATGCTACAGTGTTGAAGCAACTTGAAATTGCAGAGTTATTGGAGAACCTAAAAGAGTCGAGATTTCAT AGGCGGAGGTTTTTGTGTTGA
- the LOC107768054 gene encoding phosphatidylinositol/phosphatidylcholine transfer protein SFH13-like isoform X1: protein MMSCILEWLDAYDDIRERRSDFEVSEDERRRSRIGAFKKKALNASNKFTHSLKKRGKRKVDYRFPSVSIADVRDAKEENAVCELRQRLLERNLLPPRHDDYHMMLRFLKARDLNVEKTIPMWEEMLNWRKEYGADTILQDFYFEELEEVLQFYPQGYHGVDREGRPVYIERLGQAHPNKLMRITTIDRYLKYHVQEFERALHEKFPACSIAAKKRICTTTTILDVQGLGIKNFTRTAASLLAAMAKIDNSYYPETLHRMFIVNAGPGFKKMLWPAAQKFLDAKTIAKIQVLEPKSLDKLLEVIDQSQLPDFLGGSCTCSFEGGCLRSNKGPWSDPEVMKLVYNVEATTVKEISRKIGDQRKIESYIQIRPLKGRSSNTSTSDSVSDADDSCSPIRGSSSSILRLAPVDEEARSSDSTAYCSCDDEFSLGDRGVADEHGLLHWQEQSPERNPMICSTDIPNSEGIWAIRWCERIQEKILSSCFHCLERKLIPFILKLCTFIRSLPFEYWRKQTNVFPTNALEERHGTSSSVNDEAVQKVREAHPCMQRLNRLENLLEEINKKPAEIPAEKDQMLLQSMDRIKSVEVDLDKTKRVLHATVLKQLEIAELLENLKESRFHRRRFLC from the exons ATGATGTCTTGTATTCTAGAATGGTTGGATGCTTATGATGACATAAGAGAAAGAAGATCAGACTTTGAGGTTTCAGAGGATGAAAGACGGCGTTCCAGAATTGGTGCTTTCAAGAAAAAGGCATTAAATGCTTCAAACAAGTTCACTCACTCTCtgaagaaaagaggaaaaaggaaagtTGACTACAGGTTCCCTTCAGTTTCGATAGCAGATGTACGTGACGCAAAAGAGGAGAATGCTGTCTGTGAATTGCGTCAAAGGCTCCTTGAACGGAATTTGTTGCCACCCAGACATGATGACTACCATATGATGTTGAG ATTTTTGAAGGCAAGAGATCTTAATGTTGAGAAGACTATTCCGATGTGGGAAGAAATGCTTAACTGGAGGAAAGAGTATGGCGCAGACACAATATTGCAG GATTTTTACTTTGAAGAGTTGGAAGAAGTATTGCAGTTTTACCCACAAGGATATCATGGAGTTGACAGGGAGGGAAGGCCTGTTTATATCGAAAGGCTAGGACAAGCTCATCCCAACAAACTTATGCGGATCACCACGATTGATCGCTACTTGAAATATCATGTTCAAGAATTTGAAAGGGCACTACATGAGAAGTTCCCTGCATGTTCTATTGCCGCAAAGAAAAGGATCTGCACAACTACTACAATTTTGGATGTGCAAGGCTTA GGGATTAAAAACTTCACAAGGACTGCCGCTAGTCTTTTGGCTGCCATGGCAAAAATTGATAATAGCTATTATCCTGAG ACACTGCATCGAATGTTCATTGTCAATGCTGGCCCTGGCTTCAAAAAGATGCTCTGGCCAGCCGCTCAGAAATTTCTGGATGCAAAGACTATTGCCAAGATACAG GTGCTGGAACCCAAATCATTGGATAAACTACTTGAAGTTATTGACCAAAG TCAATTGCCCGACTTCTTAGGTGGCTCTTGTACCTGTTCTTTCGAGGGTGGATGCCTCAGGTCTAACAAGGGTCCATGGAGTGATCCTGAAGTAATGAAG CTTGTATATAACGTAGAAGCAACAACAGTGAAGGAAATCTCTAGAAAAATCGGtgaccaaaggaaaattgaatcCTATATTCAGATACGCCCTTTAAAG GGGAGGAGTAGCAACACATCCACAAGTGATTCAGTATCAGATGCTGATGACTCGTGTTCACCAATTAGGGGAAGTAGTAGCTCAATTTTGAGGCTGGCCCCAGTTGATGAAGAA GCTAGGTCATCAGATTCAACAGCTTATTGTAGCTGTGATGATGAATTCAGCCTAGGTGATCGAGGTGTTGCTGATGAGCATGGATTGCTACATTGGCAAGAACAATCTCCTGAGAGAAATCCAATGATTTGTTCCACTGATATACCTAATTCTGAAG GTATCTGGGCAATTCGTTGGTGTGAAAGAATCCAAGAGAAGATTTTGAGCAGTTGTTTCCATTGTTTGGAAAGGAAACTGATTCCTTTCATACTCAAACTCTGTACATTTATTCGTAGTCTGCCCTTTGAGTACTGGAGGAAACAGACAAATGTTTTCCCGACTAATGCATTGGAAGAAAGGCACGGGACCAGTTCGTCTGTTAATGATGAAGCAGTTCAAAAAGTAAGGGAGGCCCATCCATGCATGCAGCGTCTTAATAGATTGGAAAATTTATTGGAAGAAATAAACAAAAAGCCCGCTGAGATCCCAGCAGAGAAGGACCAAATGCTTCTGCAATCAATGGACAGGATCAAGTCTGTCGAGGTTGACCTAGATAAAACAAAAAGG GTATTGCATGCTACAGTGTTGAAGCAACTTGAAATTGCAGAGTTATTGGAGAACCTAAAAGAGTCGAGATTTCAT AGGCGGAGGTTTTTGTGTTGA
- the LOC107768054 gene encoding phosphatidylinositol/phosphatidylcholine transfer protein SFH13-like isoform X2, whose amino-acid sequence MSEWLDAYDDIRERRSDFEVSEDERRRSRIGAFKKKALNASNKFTHSLKKRGKRKVDYRFPSVSIADVRDAKEENAVCELRQRLLERNLLPPRHDDYHMMLRFLKARDLNVEKTIPMWEEMLNWRKEYGADTILQDFYFEELEEVLQFYPQGYHGVDREGRPVYIERLGQAHPNKLMRITTIDRYLKYHVQEFERALHEKFPACSIAAKKRICTTTTILDVQGLGIKNFTRTAASLLAAMAKIDNSYYPETLHRMFIVNAGPGFKKMLWPAAQKFLDAKTIAKIQVLEPKSLDKLLEVIDQSQLPDFLGGSCTCSFEGGCLRSNKGPWSDPEVMKLVYNVEATTVKEISRKIGDQRKIESYIQIRPLKGRSSNTSTSDSVSDADDSCSPIRGSSSSILRLAPVDEEARSSDSTAYCSCDDEFSLGDRGVADEHGLLHWQEQSPERNPMICSTDIPNSEGIWAIRWCERIQEKILSSCFHCLERKLIPFILKLCTFIRSLPFEYWRKQTNVFPTNALEERHGTSSSVNDEAVQKVREAHPCMQRLNRLENLLEEINKKPAEIPAEKDQMLLQSMDRIKSVEVDLDKTKRVLHATVLKQLEIAELLENLKESRFHRRRFLC is encoded by the exons ATGTCAG AATGGTTGGATGCTTATGATGACATAAGAGAAAGAAGATCAGACTTTGAGGTTTCAGAGGATGAAAGACGGCGTTCCAGAATTGGTGCTTTCAAGAAAAAGGCATTAAATGCTTCAAACAAGTTCACTCACTCTCtgaagaaaagaggaaaaaggaaagtTGACTACAGGTTCCCTTCAGTTTCGATAGCAGATGTACGTGACGCAAAAGAGGAGAATGCTGTCTGTGAATTGCGTCAAAGGCTCCTTGAACGGAATTTGTTGCCACCCAGACATGATGACTACCATATGATGTTGAG ATTTTTGAAGGCAAGAGATCTTAATGTTGAGAAGACTATTCCGATGTGGGAAGAAATGCTTAACTGGAGGAAAGAGTATGGCGCAGACACAATATTGCAG GATTTTTACTTTGAAGAGTTGGAAGAAGTATTGCAGTTTTACCCACAAGGATATCATGGAGTTGACAGGGAGGGAAGGCCTGTTTATATCGAAAGGCTAGGACAAGCTCATCCCAACAAACTTATGCGGATCACCACGATTGATCGCTACTTGAAATATCATGTTCAAGAATTTGAAAGGGCACTACATGAGAAGTTCCCTGCATGTTCTATTGCCGCAAAGAAAAGGATCTGCACAACTACTACAATTTTGGATGTGCAAGGCTTA GGGATTAAAAACTTCACAAGGACTGCCGCTAGTCTTTTGGCTGCCATGGCAAAAATTGATAATAGCTATTATCCTGAG ACACTGCATCGAATGTTCATTGTCAATGCTGGCCCTGGCTTCAAAAAGATGCTCTGGCCAGCCGCTCAGAAATTTCTGGATGCAAAGACTATTGCCAAGATACAG GTGCTGGAACCCAAATCATTGGATAAACTACTTGAAGTTATTGACCAAAG TCAATTGCCCGACTTCTTAGGTGGCTCTTGTACCTGTTCTTTCGAGGGTGGATGCCTCAGGTCTAACAAGGGTCCATGGAGTGATCCTGAAGTAATGAAG CTTGTATATAACGTAGAAGCAACAACAGTGAAGGAAATCTCTAGAAAAATCGGtgaccaaaggaaaattgaatcCTATATTCAGATACGCCCTTTAAAG GGGAGGAGTAGCAACACATCCACAAGTGATTCAGTATCAGATGCTGATGACTCGTGTTCACCAATTAGGGGAAGTAGTAGCTCAATTTTGAGGCTGGCCCCAGTTGATGAAGAA GCTAGGTCATCAGATTCAACAGCTTATTGTAGCTGTGATGATGAATTCAGCCTAGGTGATCGAGGTGTTGCTGATGAGCATGGATTGCTACATTGGCAAGAACAATCTCCTGAGAGAAATCCAATGATTTGTTCCACTGATATACCTAATTCTGAAG GTATCTGGGCAATTCGTTGGTGTGAAAGAATCCAAGAGAAGATTTTGAGCAGTTGTTTCCATTGTTTGGAAAGGAAACTGATTCCTTTCATACTCAAACTCTGTACATTTATTCGTAGTCTGCCCTTTGAGTACTGGAGGAAACAGACAAATGTTTTCCCGACTAATGCATTGGAAGAAAGGCACGGGACCAGTTCGTCTGTTAATGATGAAGCAGTTCAAAAAGTAAGGGAGGCCCATCCATGCATGCAGCGTCTTAATAGATTGGAAAATTTATTGGAAGAAATAAACAAAAAGCCCGCTGAGATCCCAGCAGAGAAGGACCAAATGCTTCTGCAATCAATGGACAGGATCAAGTCTGTCGAGGTTGACCTAGATAAAACAAAAAGG GTATTGCATGCTACAGTGTTGAAGCAACTTGAAATTGCAGAGTTATTGGAGAACCTAAAAGAGTCGAGATTTCAT AGGCGGAGGTTTTTGTGTTGA